CGCGGCACTCGGTACTGACACCGGCGGCTCCATTCGCGGACCCGCAGCGTGTTGCGGTGTGATTGGCCTCAAGCCCACGTTCGGGCGCGTGTCGCGTGTCGGCGTCGCACCCGCCGAATCGTCGCTCGACTGCGTTGGCCCGTTTGCCCGCGACATGCGCACGCTCATCGCTGCGATGGCGGGGATCGACCCAACATTCGGTATCGGCGCCGCAAGCGAGGGGCGTACAGGGATCAACATCGCATGCGTGTCAGTCGAGGCCGACGCCGACATACTCAAGGCTGTGCAGAACGCGGTCGATCGGGTCGAAGGCAATATGCGATCTATCGAGCTTCGCCTTCTTCAAGACGCGTTCGACGCGGGACTCGCAGTGATCAATGCGGAGACCTCGCGCGCTTTCGGACACCTGGCCGGAGCCGGTCGACTCGGCGCCGATCTCGAAGCGCGTTTGCGCCTCGCGGCCGCGACGACGGCCGCGCAGTTAGAGGCGGCGGAGCAGGTGCGGCGCCGGTTCACGGAAGCAGTCGACCACGCTCTCGCCGACGTGGACGTGCTTGTCATGCCTACCTTGCCTACTCTGCCCATCACAGTTGAGGCTGCGCGCAGCGGTACGTCGGTTATCGCCATGTCGTCGCTGATTCGCCCGTTCAATCTGAGTGGTCATCCCGCGCTCAGTATGCCGATACCTGTTGCCAACTCGTCACTGAAAGCAGGCTTGCAGATTATCGGGCGCAAGGGTGCTGACGAACGGGTATGTGCTGTCGCAGCGTGCTTTGAGGCCGCGCTTGCGGCGTGATTATCCCGGCGCCCAATAATTCGCGATCCGGGAAGATTCTCTTCCGCAAAAGCGAGAATCCTCCGGATCCGGTCGCGCTCGTCCAGCTCTTTACGACGTGGCGGTCACCCTAGACTGTCGTCATATAGCCCCTTACGCCAGAAGATGACGATGCTGCGCGATGAACTGTTCTGGCGTCGTCAGCGGCTAACCAACGATTTCAGCCGCGCTGTTGTCGACGCCCACCAATAGCTGTTCCTGCTGATCGACCTTGATCGCCTTGAAATGCAATCTGATTTCGGAGAGCATTGAAGATGCATCGGCCAGATTGCTCGACTTCATGAAGGAAAGTGCGGCGTCTGGTAAGCCAACGACTCAATACGTCGACAGATATCTCACTGAGCAACACCGCGAAGAGAGGGGAGACGGATGCCTGATCGCAGCATTGGGGAGCGAGATTGCGCGCGAGCCTGCGGCTCAAGCTGCATTCACGCGGCATGTGGAGGGTACGCTCAAAGGCTTAACCGAGCCACTTGCAAAGGCAAAAAAGAAAAATGCTCGTCGCGATGCGATCCATACGCTTTCAAGCATCGTCGGAGCCATCATTCTGGCTCGCGCGGTTGACGACCCTGAACTCTCGGAAGAGATTCTTCGCGAGGTGCGGGCGGTTCTGGACTGAATGCGTGTCTATCGGGTGATGTGTAATTGAACAGGCGACTGTCCCTCGTCACTCCCCTTCCTCACAGGAGCCCAACCTACCGACGTTTGCGGCGAAGTTCGCGCCCTGCGTATACAGCCAAAAAAAGGCCAATAAGCGTGGCCGCTACGGCCAACGATTCATCATGCCGTCCGC
The sequence above is drawn from the Paraburkholderia phenazinium genome and encodes:
- a CDS encoding amidase — protein: MTAFISQFSLRSNEAASALTIAIKDTIDVAGYPTTAGSRALAGSPPAARHADVVQNVLDAGWHIVGKANMHELAFGMTGINDFTGTPRNPQDPARIPGGSSSGSASAVGLELVDAALGTDTGGSIRGPAACCGVIGLKPTFGRVSRVGVAPAESSLDCVGPFARDMRTLIAAMAGIDPTFGIGAASEGRTGINIACVSVEADADILKAVQNAVDRVEGNMRSIELRLLQDAFDAGLAVINAETSRAFGHLAGAGRLGADLEARLRLAAATTAAQLEAAEQVRRRFTEAVDHALADVDVLVMPTLPTLPITVEAARSGTSVIAMSSLIRPFNLSGHPALSMPIPVANSSLKAGLQIIGRKGADERVCAVAACFEAALAA
- a CDS encoding TetR/AcrR family transcriptional regulator, translated to MIALKCNLISESIEDASARLLDFMKESAASGKPTTQYVDRYLTEQHREERGDGCLIAALGSEIAREPAAQAAFTRHVEGTLKGLTEPLAKAKKKNARRDAIHTLSSIVGAIILARAVDDPELSEEILREVRAVLD